The following is a genomic window from Aphis gossypii isolate Hap1 chromosome X, ASM2018417v2, whole genome shotgun sequence.
CCATTTGAAAATCCAAATATAGTTAAAGCTTTAATGaactttaatatgtataagtttGGTCATGACAGTTCTGTACgtttaacatacaatttattgttcttcaagcattatatatgtgttcattttaaaataaatatttattaattaaataaaaaaaattattataaaatatatatgtttcagCAACTTAAAATtgctttaaaaattagtaaatttttaacaaaacattttgatcTTTGGAAATGGATTTCTCCTAAAGAATTACCACATTGTAAAACATTTCAACATAGGAAAAACTATGAATTCTATTATCAAAGGTACTTCAAtaagtttcaatattttttatgttacaaaCTATACATGTGAATATTTCTGttaatatattggttttatgTTTTAGATACTTAGTGTTTTGTCTACTTCCCAAGTATTTGCATTCAATTGCACCAAGCTTTAAAATGAGTCTAATATTTGGTCAAGATATTCTTAAATACACTCTAAAAGCATTTAGAATGCATTTAACAGACTGGTGTCATGCATCTGCTCCAAAATGGTCAAATCATAGAAAACACTTTTGCATGAGCTATTTACCTaagtaaatagttaatttaacaaacaaaacttattttactacacctaattttcaatacataactttatttttttttcaattttagataTATGAATCTATTAGAAGAAGAAGTGTATGCTGTTCATTCGCCTATATgggatttacattttaaagattctgatttaaaaaaaattattctaactggtaaaaaaattactttttttatgattatatatttaatgatgtatcaattattgatttaattgattatcttGATACTTTAGATTCTCTGGACTCTGGGCTAGATGAAACTAAGGAAGCAGATCATAAAGATCGtagaaaaaaagataaacaCCCAAATGAGTATGTATGATGTTTAACATGGGTGGCCAACAAATCAATCTCAACTTCCCTTAGGGGAGttattttctcttttttttttttagtctatTCTAAcaacctaaaataataaaataactcagAGGTCTATTAAAAGTTCATGAAAGTTGGCCGCCCTTGATGTATaagatagttaaaaattacaaacaaataattatttaaaagtatttacaaattaacctatttttttgctataaatttataacttttttaaagaaaattattttttgtcactAAACCTAACTTGTTTTGTTTCACTTACTCTGtcttcatatttaaaattttaaatataatggaatcattactaattttaatattaaattaatgttaataattttttagagaTATGTCAATGAAACCAAATGAAAAACATAGTATTGAAGATGTTTTATCAGAAGACAAAATTATAGACattctaaaaaatgttcaaagtgGTCCTATTACCTACTCtaaggtaaaattaattttagatattcatatacataactattacaataaattattttccccTTCCATTAGTCTACTATTAAgagctattaattattaactaaattcaatatactatAAGAGTGGGTACTTTATTTGATCcatcatttatcataaatctAATTCTAAACATAGTTCATTCAAtatctgttttaaattattagatatttttaaaagttaaaacaatttgcCTCCACCGTCTTTATACATCcactaatttaagttattgtttaataattgtatcattacaataaatttcttaagtattatttaaatttttaataatgaagctaacctaaaaataatttaggagTTTGGATTAGAAACTGGACCTCGAGGACATCAAGCTCGAACAGAAGAAGAACATGGAATTATACGCTTTGTGGTTATTGGTAATTCATTAGACTCAAGAGTTGAAAAAAGTACTATGTTGTGGCTTATGCAGCTAAGAAATTTATTTCGAACTCAATTGCCTAGAATGCCTGTTAGATACATTACTCGATTGGTATTTGATACgtgagtatttatttttactaaaattgcaatggtaatacaataattattagtattattcatATGTAGTTCAATAATCAGTTGTTTACCATAGTCAATTTTATTCTCAAAATACATTACTCATGAGTAGTTTAGGCCATCAAAATGAcaataacaatgtaataatatgacgtgttaaaataaatattatttacttattttaattttaattgttaaataatatgttaaatgcttttaaaagaaaaaaatgattcgaCCCATTAATTCAAAGGTAACCAAGTACATTTAActgatacatataaaattctgaaatatatgaaataattatttatagttaaaatgttaagttcagatgtaataattacattatttttatatttttaaattaggaaACACAAGACATTAGCTTTATTGAAAGATGGCGTTCCAATTGGTGGCATATGTTTTTGTCCATTTGTCTCTCAAGGTTTCACAGAAATAGTGTTCTGTGCAGTTAAAGTTGATCAACAAGAAAATGGATATGGAACACAACTAATGAATCATTTAAAAGATTATCATATTCAACATAACATCCTTAATTTTCTTACTTATGCAGATAAACTTGCAATTGGTATGGTttgagataaatattattaaattatcataacttattcaaactatttttatagaatattttaagaagCAAGGGTTTAGTCAAGATGtaagaatttcaaaaaaaatacatcaagaatatattaaacattatcaaGGTGCAATATTGATGCACTGTGAACTAAacccaaaaattatttatactcaatTAACATCAGTTATACGTATACAAAAAGAAGTATGTGATGTCATAAAGTTTTtgcattaataactaataagcaaacatttttttagatagtAAAGAGTCTGGTGGAAGAAAAACACATGAAAATAGAAAGACATTACCCGGGACTAACTTGTTTCTTAGACGGAGTACGTATGGTCACAATTGAATCAATACCTGGTGTCATGGATACTGGTTGGACGCCATCAACACGGGCTACTAGAAATAGTCGTGTCACAGAAGAAACAACTGATATTGATGTCTTAGCTAAACacctaaaaaaagtattacaatttgtaagtataaaaagaattaataataattaaaagatatcaacacagttatttgttttctctcaAACTTATGCTCAATATAGACAAATCTATTCACCTAAAATTGTTGTACGATTATTGAATTATCTTGGTGTAAAATtgcttattattgaaattgtaaaaataatatttttaaggatttGACAAATTcacttaatatgttttattatattattttgaaacagtATTTAGATACATTGATATCAACTCccctcaaaaatattgtttttataatttttatacttttttttttttaagtcttgTATGTATGTGTTTTCTCTAGGTTGTGTGTTGGTCATACTctgaaatattcttattaatctaagtttatgtaaacatattttataaatatttcttactttttatatcaacaatatttttatttaattcacatAATAGACCATAGTTTACaaaaagtttcaatttttttaggtaaaaaaCAATGCATTGTCTGAACCATTTTTGAATCCAGTTGATAAAAAAGTTCCTGGTTATTATGAGCTTATAAAGTATCCTATGggtaagtgttttttttttacaaaaaatatttatttttttctgataattgttaaaagttattaatttatttaacactgACTCATTGTATtagtattaagtaattttataaattattacataagtgAGAAGAGTTTGCATTTtagaatatacaaaatttactattttatagacaGATTaagagtatttttaaaaattattttcagaataTCCTAAActcaaaatgattttacattcaaaataaatacttatgtcAATATAAtgatgcaaatataatatacataattgatcgttttaattattgaaataatatgtcaCTATTATTTTCTCACTCCACGagagaaacatattttattttcatccatgaattaaaatttatatttgattcgCAGATTTGAGTACAATTGGTAAACGATTGGCTTCAGGCTACTATGTAACtcgaaaattgtttattgctGATATGAGACGAATGTTTAGCAATTGCAAAACATTTAACCCAGAAGATTCATATTGGGCAAATTGTGCAGTTGAATTGGAAAGACTTTTCCAGATTAAAATGAAAGAAATGGGACTCTGGGATTactaaatttagttataattatgtacttttgtattttgtaaagcAAATATGCGTTattgtaaaaccatttttgtagattatttataaaaataaattatacataaaggttaattttattttgatattcggGTATaacatgttaatttataatttttattattagacaataaaataaatttacattgtatttgttttattgtattgcataaatataatagttttataattataacaattattttatatcatttaaacaatttttataggaATTAGTCAACACATTTTATACCACTATTTTGAGAAGGAATatctatagaaataatataatgataatgttatacttaaattataattttctaccaCATTTgcaattctataaattaatttaactaatgtattaattaccgaaaaaattatttttaagtgtgaGACATTGTGACATTATTTTGTACGTCTGATTTCTAACAACCAATGTCTATCCTTAaaacttatcataatatttgcaaatattaggctcatttaaattttgtaggaCCATCGGTGTACTTtagttagtaaatattaaataagccAAATTGTTAATTTGGTATATTGCACAAAAGacaataactttatatttgcttatCTTTTAAGTTTAGTTTTCAATGATCAAATATAACACATCAACCActtctatgttttttttattcaattttcatttaagaAGTAAATAAAAGATGTTTTctgttagatttaattttttgtaatttattttaatattttaaaatcatataaaatgtaataacaatagtttTGTTACAATAGTAGTACCAATGTACCATCAAAACTTTAgttcaaatatattgtaaatcaataaatacacataaaaaaattattattgtttttatggttgtaCAACAATGAACTTGTTGAAACACAAACCTTTAAGTAAAGTTTTACCTGTGTGCCcatttgtgtatttaatactttattattaattaaattacttactttATATGTAGTACTTAGTCATACAAGACACCAAGGCCGTATTCAACCCAACCACTACATcctataaatgaaattttcgattCAAAAAACCAATAACTGAATAAATTTCAATCTCAATGATCATTGGTTattacattgaaaattaaacataaaataattatacattgctGTCAGCAAACGTTCAACAAACTCcccaaacataaaaaaaaatatattatatgtgcaaaatattttttacccaGGGGCTGAATGGCCCACCGGACAGCCGGAAAATTTGCTGGTGGCCTGGATTGCTTATACAAAATGTGGCCCATTggccatatatatatttacatattatacagtattattgaatataattttatatataacttttttttaataatgtttggtcattatattttgatttatttgtacctatgcaattttgaattatattatagtctgtatagtttttcgattttaaattttctgaaATTTAATGGAACTAGatagtgatattataattaatgaactgGGTACTAAAAgtaatctttaaataaattattattatttgttaaacatatatgtaattgcttcttaataagtataaattttgttttatattaaataagaagaCATGCTAATAGCCTTaacttattaaagtatttgttattttttttaaagctttaacctaacctaatcgcTTAATTTGTAGATGATTCACaactaaaaatcatataaaactaataacttttatttaaaaaattccaaaagaTTGGTGGCAAAAACAtaattcactaaaaaaaataaaatatgtccatcgtaaattaatatattagtatacaccATAAGgacctttaatattataatacgtaaattATAGTGAAACTGAAAACAATATAAGAAGGTTATGTGATGAGTAATCGCTGATCAGTGTTTTATGTACATTCATTGGACATAAACAATTATGTAAACGTATTCCAAAAAGTGTAAAATGTACGTagggttaatattaaaaaatggccTGAAAATATAGGTTTGCCCGTTTAGAATTTCGGAGCCAATCaggtaaatacaaatacaggTTACAGTATACTTAATTGACCGCCCCAGTAAAATTTCTCActagtagtattatagtactttCAATTTTCATGTACCATCAATCGAGGTGACTTGAAACGATTTTGACATACTTCTAGGTATTCCGAGCTTAAAAATAATCGCAATGGGCtacaaaaaatgcataaatgtGTGCATATGTCTCATGAATAGGATAAGACCTTTCATTAAGCTTTTTTGACCAAAAttggacttaaaaaaaaagtcgtgtTACAAGTCACCTCAATTTTTGGGTGACTTGTAACActgatgaaaatttaatgtgaaattCAATTCAATCACATTAGGGTTGActtgtaacaaaatatttttttttaattaacacaaatacatgtaaattaaatatttaaaaaaaaaacaggttggtttaacctttttttaagtgtatacaagcttaatcttaaaataataaaacaatatcaataagGAACatgacaaaaacaaaataaaaaaaactttaaatagaaaaacataacttaaaaacaataggtattattggAATTTGAAATTGCCTCTTCtttggatttttaattatttgctatattaatataatgtttttttggtGTTACTAGTCAccaagtaatatatatagactTGGTTTCCTAAATATgtgtcattatataatactataaatatttcttacatatattttacaacatttttataaattacatcatTATGATTAATGCTATATTTACTGTTTTCcagtatgtacataatataataataataagtgaactcaaactaataataatattctagtttagatagtaacaaaaaaaagctTGGTAATTCCAGAACAATCATAATGGcagcaagaaaaaaaaatcgagcaTCACACATCAACAAGTACACAATCCAAAGAACAAGGAAAATTAACACAGTGGAATACAATTGAGGTGATaaacagaatataatttaattcttttcATACATAACCTTTAAGATTAGCCCTACCcattttctaatataactatatagtatatacataataatcttAGGCGTGTCTACGAGTTCCGGCTAGACTCCTGGTCGTAAATCCATCGGTTACCCCAAGAAATGTTGATCGACTTCGACAATATCAGtaagtattgtaatatattttataatgttattgaaatattgttactGTGATATCACGCCAATTGCTGTTTAGTTCTTAGGGGTCGATCGACCGATTTCATGTACCAGGAGCGGCTAGTCGGAGGCGATCAGTGCCACTGCGATTTTCATGCGGCGAGCGGCAGCGCCGCCAAACACCGGACTGTTCGGATACCGAAGATGACATATTCGGCCGCATAGGTTCCTAGTAAATTTTGAGTCTCATTTCAGAACGACAACTTACGCGATGACACAACTGACACAGCAACAGTAATATCTAcaacaaatagttttaagtcTAAGGCTGAGATTTTAACGTcctaaaaatctcaaaaaaatacagtaaaaaatgtatgaaatttattatggtttataagcaaattaaaattgaagtaggtatgtttacacacataataaaatttaaaaagataacttttttttaaattgcgcATTGCcagtatattcaataatttatattatcaaattataaacataatcgTCATTCTTACACactttaagaattaaaaatcggtttttgattttttataaattaaaaattataatttttttcattgagttttattatattttttctaaatttaacaatgaatctattgggtataatgtcatttgttagaaatgaaatcttatgtcgtaaattagcaaatatttaataaaatagtcatatttacaaacatgtaaataattaaaaatttataaattattttttatttttttataaattaaatattatcacttaAATCAATgagacaaattatattttttctaaactttaaaatgaatctaacggttatactttcatgtgttagaaatgaaatcttatgtcgtaaattagcaaatatttaataaaatagtcatatttacacacatgtaaataattaaaaatttataaattagtttttatttttttataaattaaacataatcattttattcaatgagttatatcatattttttctaaattttacaatgaatctattgggtataatttcatttgttagaaatgaaatcttatgccttaaattagcaaatatttaataaaatagtcatatttacaccttcacaaaaaccaaaaatgagatttaatttttttataaattaattattatcatttaattcaatgagttatattatattttttctaaatttaaaaatgaatctaacagttatactttcatttgttagcaatgaaatcttatgccttaaataagcaaatatttaataaaattgtcatatttacaaacatgtaaataattaaaaatttataaattattttttattttttataaattaaacataatcattttattcaatgagttatatcatattttttctaaattttacaatgaatcaattgggtatactttcaattgttagaaatgaaatcttatgtatttaattagcaaattgttaacaaaatagtcatattaacacacatattaaaaactaagaatGTTGAAAGCATACCGTTTTCAAGGGgttggatataggcaatattgaataattcttGTGATTAGCTGGATGGGTTGGTTCATAGTGTCTGTGTGGTGTTCgaacaaatattatcaattaaaaactaaaaattagtttttattcgtttataaattaaatattatcatttaattcaatgagttatattataatttttctaaattttaaaatgaatctaatggttatactttcatgtgttagaaatgaaatcttatgccttaaattagcaaatatttaataaaatagtcatatttacacacatgtgaataattaaaaatttataaattagtttatattttttataaattaaacattatcattttattcaatgagttatatc
Proteins encoded in this region:
- the LOC114133064 gene encoding histone acetyltransferase KAT2B; translation: MPKSLRLERCLPSTSSASGVLLPDHYVENDPIIQTILEAKASECKLSRHEKLVKLSSKSSCQVSTCQCNGWRGRRDNRLMSSTCTKSGCSHPLSSHVSHLENAKDEQLNTLLGLVFDLDNLSVTVNKDLKKPSIERNYVQEDTYGAVYHELRNFVYPGSCITLEKLFGTPPFENPNIVKALMNFNMYKFGHDSSQLKIALKISKFLTKHFDLWKWISPKELPHCKTFQHRKNYEFYYQRYLVFCLLPKYLHSIAPSFKMSLIFGQDILKYTLKAFRMHLTDWCHASAPKWSNHRKHFCMSYLPKYMNLLEEEVYAVHSPIWDLHFKDSDLKKIILTDSLDSGLDETKEADHKDRRKKDKHPNEDMSMKPNEKHSIEDVLSEDKIIDILKNVQSGPITYSKEFGLETGPRGHQARTEEEHGIIRFVVIGNSLDSRVEKSTMLWLMQLRNLFRTQLPRMPVRYITRLVFDTKHKTLALLKDGVPIGGICFCPFVSQGFTEIVFCAVKVDQQENGYGTQLMNHLKDYHIQHNILNFLTYADKLAIEYFKKQGFSQDVRISKKIHQEYIKHYQGAILMHCELNPKIIYTQLTSVIRIQKEIVKSLVEEKHMKIERHYPGLTCFLDGVRMVTIESIPGVMDTGWTPSTRATRNSRVTEETTDIDVLAKHLKKVLQFVKNNALSEPFLNPVDKKVPGYYELIKYPMDLSTIGKRLASGYYVTRKLFIADMRRMFSNCKTFNPEDSYWANCAVELERLFQIKMKEMGLWDY